The Juglans microcarpa x Juglans regia isolate MS1-56 chromosome 2S, Jm3101_v1.0, whole genome shotgun sequence genome has a window encoding:
- the LOC121252553 gene encoding protein FLX-like 2 has protein sequence MDSKGRIPPPHLRRPHPGPGMVHPEPYGLGLHPPPGAFPPFDMLPPPEVMEQKFAAQHVEMQRLVTENQRLAATHGTLRQELAAAQHELQILHAQVGAVKSEREQHMRSLMDKIAKMESELQAAEPVKLELQQARSDAQGLVLGRQELISKHQQLSQDLQRVHSDVQQIPALISELESLRQEYQHCRATYDYEKKLYNDHLESLQVMDKNYITMARELEKLRAELSNTANIDRRAGGPYGGTPGKNENEASGNPAGQSAYEDGYNIPQVRGPPPVASGGGSGGVAAAAGSGGTPTYVGVQSGSASARAGYDALRGPGYDASGGPGYDARRGPSYDGQRVPGYDMQRGPNYDIQRGATYDAQKGVTYDAQRPGYDAQRGPGYDASRGAGYDAQSRGAAGPHGHVAPANNVPYGSATPPTRGATAYEVPPRGGNPVRR, from the exons ATGGATAGCAAAGGTCGAATACCACCTCCTCATCTAAGGCGTCCTCATCCAGGACCTGGAATGGTGCATCCAGAGCCATATGGTCTGGGATTACACCCGCCACCTGGTGCTTTTCCGCCTTTTGATATGTTGCCTCCTCCGGAAGTTATGGAACAAAAGTTTGCTGCACAACATGTGGAGATGCAGAGACTTGTGACTGAGAACCAAAGGCTTGCTGCCACCCATGGGACTTTGAGACAAGAACTTGCTGCTGCACAGCATGAACTACAGATACTGCACGCTCAAGTAGGAGCTGTAAAGTCTGAGAGAGAACAACATATGAGGAGCCTTATGGACAAGATTGCCAAGATGGAATCTGAACTGCAAGCTGCAGAGCCTGTTAAGTTAGAGTTGCAGCAGGCACGGTCAGATGCGCAGGGCCTGGTTTTAGGAAGGCAGGAACTTATTTCTAAACATCAACAATTGTCTCAGGATCTTCAGAGGGTCCACTCAGATGTTCAGCAGATTCCTGCTCTAATTTCAGAACTTGAGAGCCTCAGACAAGAATATCAACACTGCAG GGCAACTTATGATTACGAAAAGAAATTGTACAATGACCACCTCGAGTCACTTCAGGTGATGGACAAGAACTACATCACCATGGCCAGGGAACTGGAGAAACTTAGAGCAGAGTTATCAAATACTGCCAACATTGACCGAAGAGCT GGCGGTCCTTATGGTGGCACACCtggaaaaaatgaaaacgaGGCTTCTGGGAATCCTGCAGGGCAAAGTGCTTATGAAGATGGCTATAATATTCCCCAG GTACGTGGCCCTCCTCCTGTTGCTAGTGGTGGTGGCAGTGGTGgcgttgctgctgctgctggttCTGGTGGCACTCCTACTTATGTTGGAGTTCAATCCGGGTCTGCTTCTGCACGGGCTGGCTACGATGCACTGAGAGGACCTGGTTATGATGCATCTGGAGGACCTGGTTATGATGCACGAAGGGGACCCAGTTACGATGGGCAGAGGGTACCTGGATATGATATGCAGCGAGGACCCAATTACGATATACAGAGAGGAGCTACTTACGATGCACAGAAAGGAGTTACTTACGATGCCCAGAGACCTGGTTATGATGCACAGAGAGGGCCTGGTTATGATGCATCCAGGGGTGCTGGCTATGATGCACAGTCCAGAGGTGCTGCTGGGCCTCACGGGCATGTGGCACCTGCAAACAATGTGCCTTATGGGTCTGCGACGCCACCTACTCGTGGTGCAACCGCATACGAGGTACCGCCCCGAGGTGGAAACCCTGTCAGGAGATGA